The genomic region ATCGCCGCGAGCCTCTTGGTCGCCGCCGATGGCGCGCGCTCGAAATTGCGCGAGCGCGCCGGCATCGTCACCCATGGCTGGGAGTACGACCAATCCGGCATCGTCGTCACCGTCGGCCACGAGCGCGACCATGAAGGCCGCGCCGAAGAGCACTTCTTGCCGGCCGGTCCCTTCGCGATCCTGCCGCTCACCGGAAAACGCTCGTCGCTGGTGTGGACCGAGCGCCGCACTGAGGCCGCGCGCATCATCGGCCTCAGCGAGGAGGAATTCCACGCGGAGCTCGAGCAGCGCTTCGGCCTGCATCTCGGCGAGGTCAAGGCGCTCGACAAGCCGCGGGCATTTCCGCTGTCTTATTTCGTCGCGCGGTCCTTCGTCGCCGAGCGGCTCGCGCTGGTCGGCGATGCCGCCCATGTCATCCATCCGATCGCGGGTCAGGGCCTCAACATGGGCCTGAAGGACGTCGCTGCGCTGGCGGAAGTGGTGGTCGATGCCGCGCGGCTCGGCATGGATATCGGCGGGGCGGACGTGCTCGAACGCTACCAGCGCTGGCGCCGCTTCGACACAGTGGCGATGGGCGTCGCCACCAACTCGCTGAACTTCCTGTTCTCCAACCAGTCGACGCTGCTGCGCACGGTACGCGACATCGGCCTCGGCCTCGTCGACCGCGCCCCGCCGCTGAAGAATCTCTTCATCCGTCAGGCCGCAGGCCTGACCGGCGAGGTGCCGCGGCTGTTGAAGGGCGAGGCGTTGTAAGCGAAGCTTCGTAGCCCGGATGGAGCGCAGCGCAATCCGGGGCCGGTGCATCAACGCGGAAAGTCCCGGATTTCGCTGCGCTCCATCCAGGCTACAAGAATCAATCGATCTTGCGCGCCTCTTCCGGCAGCATGATCGGGATGCCGTCGCGAATGGGATAGGCGAGCTTGGCGCTGCGCGAGATCAGCTCCTGCCGCTCGGAGTCGAATTCGAGCGGGCCCTTGGTCAGCGGGCAGACCAGGATCTCCAGCAATTTGGGATCGACGCTGGCTTCGGGACGTTCGGTGGGCGCGTTCATGGCAGTCTCCGGCACTCGCTTGCCTTTACCATAGAAATTCGCACCCGCCATCAGGGGTTCAGGTTGTTGTTTACGCATGATCTTTCCGGAAAGCCGCTTCGCACTTTTCCGGATCATGCTTTAGGCGGAGACCATCGCCAGGAGCTCGTCGAGCATGGTCTGCAGCCGCGCGGCCGTGATTGACGGGCCCGACAGGGCGAAACCGAGAAATGTCCAGTACAGGATCTGCGCGCGGGCCTGCGCCGTTGCCGGGGCCTGCCCACGCTTCTGCAGCAGCTCTTCGATATAGTCGAGCCTGCGGCGGTCGATTGCGCGCACCGCCCCTTGCGCGCTCGCATCGAACGCCGCCCAATTGCGCACGGCGCGCTCGAGGTCGAGCCGCGCGCCGAAGGATCTCCGCAGCAGTATCCTGAGCGGCTCGTCGCTGGCCGCTTCGACGTCGGCGATGATCTGCTCGGCCGCGATCTCGCGCCAGCGCTTCAGCACGGCGGCGTGAAACGCGGCCAGATCGGCGAAATGCCAATAGAAGCTGCCGCGCGACACACCCATGGCCTTGGCGAGCGGATCGGCCTTCAGCGCCGTGAAGCCGCTCTTGGCCAGTGCCTTGAGGCCCTGGCTGGTCCAGTCGTCGGCGGAGAGCTGTTCGGTCATGTCGGATTCCGCGAGCGCCATACACTAGTGTATTGACAGCTGGTCGCAAGCGGATACATTGCCATACAGTACTGTACGGACGAAGCGTTCCCATGCGCGACCTTCTCCTGCAATGTTCTGGTATCGCCGCGATCCTCATCGCGCTGATCCACGGCCTGATCGGCGAGACCAAGGTCTTCGCCCGCGCCAGCATCGAGCCGCCGCGCCTTCGCACGCTGATCCGTTTGGTATGGCAGGCCGGTACCGTGGCGTGGATCGGCGGCGGCGTGCTGCTGCTGGTTGCACCTCACCTGGACTCCGGCCTCGCCCGGCACTGGATCGTGGCCACGCTTGCCGTCGTGTTCGGCTTTGCGGCTCTCGCCAATGCCCTCGCCACGCGCGGCCGCCATTTCGGTTGGGTCGGCATGAGCGCGGTCGTCGCGCTCGCGGTGGCCGGCTATTAGCGGCGCGCAGCGGGCTGTGAGGCGTAAGGCCGCAGCGGTCGGACGAATCCGCATTCTCCGCAGAAAGCCCTCGCGTTTTCGCTCATGTTAGAACCAGTCTAAATCCAACAATAGAACTTATCTAAAGCGGCCGTCACCGATTGACTTCACCACCCTCTTTGCTTCCTTCGGTGTGCTCCGCGGCTCCGCGCAGCGCCCACGGCAGAGAGGAGAAGTTCGTGAAGGTCATTCGTGTTGTTGCCATTGCACTGACGATCGGGATTGGCGCGGGATCGACGGCCATGGCCGACGGTTTCAAGGATTGCACCAAGCTCGACAAGGCGTCGTGGAAGCCGGCCAGCGAAGCCGAAGCCAAGGCCAAGGCACTGGGCTATGAGGTGCGGCGCTCCAAGGTCGAAGGCTCCTGCTACGAGGTCTACGGCGTCAAGGAAGGCAAGCTCTACGAGCTGTTCTACAGCCCCGAAGATCTCAGCCTGAAGCACACGATCGCCAAATAGGTCGGCTGCGCGACGCGATCTGCGCAAAGCAGGGCTCTTAGGATGGTCTTTGCTTGATTGAAGAAGCAATGCCAGAAGCGCGCGGGGTGTCCGGTAGGACCCCCGCGGATCGAACCGCTCCGCGGACAATCGCGGTCTGGGACCTCCCGCTGCGTCTCTGGCACTGGGCTCTCGCGGCCGGCGTTCTGGCCGCGTGGTTCACACCGACCGTCTATGACGGCCTTCACCGCGTGGTCGGCTACACGGTGCTGGGGCTTCTCGCGTTTCGCCTGGTCTGGGGCTTCTGGGGAAGCCGCTATTCGCGCTTCCGCATGGTCGGCGTCCGGCTGCGCGCCTCGCCTCGCTATCTCTGGAATCTGCGCCGCGGCATCACCGGCCGCTATATCGGGCTCAATCCCGCCGGCACGCTGATGCTGGTCGCGTTGCTGGTCTCGCTCGCCGTATCGACCGTCACGGGAGCGATGTCGGTTACCGTCACGTTCTTCGGCGTGTGGTGGGTCGAAGACGTCCACCATTATTCATCGGATGCCGTCATCGTCCTGGTCGTGCTCCACGTCGCTGGTGTGGTGCTGATGGTATTCCTGCAGCGCGAGAACCTGATCCGCGCGATGATCACCGGACGCAAGCGCATTCGCGGCCATCTCTAAAGCGAGATCCGGCATCGCGCGCAGCGCGGCTTCACGCGCGACCAACGCGGAGCGCGTCAGCCCGACAGATCAAATTTTACGGACGACGTTAGCATGCCGCTAAGCGTGCAATCAGGCGCGGCACAAAATTAACGCGAATGGCGATTAGCCGGTCCAGCATCGACAATATCGACGATGAGGCGAGACTGGATGTTCCGCGTTTTCTCCTGCCTTACGGCCGAGCACGATTGGCGGCTCGTTGTGCTCGCTGCCCTGGTCTGCTTCGTTGCCAGCATCGTCGCGGTCAGCATCTTTCACCGCGCGATCGCAACGCGTGCGAGAACCCGGTGGATCTGGATCGCCATTGCCGGCGCGGCCATCGGATACGGCATCTGGGCGACGCATTTCGTCGCGATGCTCGCCTACGAGCCCGGTGTCACCACGGGCTACGGCATCGTGTTGACGGCGTCATCTCTTGCAGCGGCCATGCTGCTGACCTCGGTCGGCTTCGGCGTCGCGGTCGTCACGTCCGGCCGCTGGCGCGCGGCGGCTGGCGGCGTCATCATCGGCGGCGGCATTGCCAGCATGCACTATCTCGGGATGTGGGCACTTGAGGTGCCGGGCCGAGTCTCCTGGTCCGTCGACCTCGTGCTCCTCTCCATCGTTCTGGGCATGTGTCTCGGCTATGCTGCACTGGCGGTCGCGCTCACCCGTCAGGGCTATCCGGGCACGCTCGCCGCGGCCGTCCTGCTGACGCTCGCCATCGTCTCGCATCACTTCACGGCCATGGGTGCCGTAGAGATCACACCGGATCCGGCGCTCGCGACCGATACGCTTTCGCTTTCTCCGGCGTTCCTCGCGCTCGCCATCGCCGGTGTCGCATTGTCCGTGCTGGGGATGAGCCTGATCGGCGTGCTTGCCGATCGTCGTCTGGCGACCAGAACCGCCAGGTTCGAGGAGATCATCAGCCAGCTTTCCGTCGCCCGGCAGCAGCTCGAAGGGTCGCAAAACGAGCTCAAGGAACAGAAGCTGAGGCTGGACACGGCCATCAACCACATGGTCGAGGGCCTTTGCATGTTCGACGCCGAGAAGCGGCTTGTCATCTGCAACGAGCGTTACGCCCGGTTGTACCGGCTGCCGCCGGAACTGCTGCGGGCGGGAACTCCGCACCGCGACATCATCAGACATCGCGTCACGAGCGGCATACTCGAAGGCGAGGCCAGCGATTTCGCCGCCGAACGGCAGATCGCCAAGCTCGACGCACTGCCGATCCATGCCGTTTCGAGCCGCATCGACGCGTTCGCCGATGGCCGGCGGCGGCTGGGTGGCAACGCACCTGGATGTCACCGAGCAACGCCGGTCCGAAGCGAAGATCACCTACATGGCGCAACATGATGCGCTCACCGAGTTGCCGAACCGCGTGCTGCTCAAAGCGCGTCTGGAGCCCGCTCTTGCCGATACGCGTGGCGGAAAGCTCCATTTGGCGGTTCTCCTGCTCGATCTCGACCGCTTCAAGGAAGTCAACGACACGCTCGGACATCCGGCGGGCGACCAACTGCTGCGGTCGGTCGCGGCGCGCTTGCTGGATTGCGTCAGGGAGACGACGTTCGTCGCCCGACTGGGCGGCGACGAATTCGCAATCGTCGATTACGTGACCGATCCGGCTGCGGACGCGGCCTCTCTCGCCGAGGCGATCCATGGCGCGCTCAGCGAGCCGTTCGATCTCGGCGATCATCAGGTCATCGTGGGCACCAGCATCGGGATCGCCATTGCGCCCCAAGACGGCGCCGATTGCGACACGATCCTCAGGAGCGCAGATCTTGCCCTCTACTCGGCGAAGAGCGGCGGACGTGGCGCATTTCGCTTCTTCGAGCCGGAGCTGGACCAGCTCCTGCGTGCGCGCCGCAACCTGGAACGGGATCTGCGGAAGGCGCTTGCGAGGAGCGAATTCGAGCTCCACTACCAGCCGTTCGTCAATTTGAAGAGCGGCGAGACCTGCGGCTTCGAGGCGTTGCTGCGTTGGCATCACCCCGAGCGGGGCCTGGTCTCGCCCGGCGAATTCATTCCGGTCGCAGAGGAAACCGGCTTGATCCTGCCGCTGGGGGAATGGGTCTTGAGAACCGCCTGTGCCGAAGCGGCAAAATGGCGTTCCGATCTGAAGATCGCGATCAACCTGTCTCCGGCGCAATTCAGGAGCAAGGAGCTCGTGTCGACGATCGCGGGCGCACTGGCGGCTTCGGCGATTGCGTCAGACCGGCTCGAGCTCGAGGTCACCGAAACCGTCATCATGCACGATAGCGGGACCGTATTCGCAGCACTCAGCCAGCTGCGCGAACTCGGGGTGCGGATTGCCCTCGACGATTTCGGCACCGGCTATTCGTCGCTCAGCTTTCTGCAGAAGTTTCCATTCGACAAGATCAAGATCGATCGCAGTTTCGTCAGCGAGCTGTCCAGTCCGACGGAGGAGCCTCATCGGATCGCGCGGGCCGTGGTCCAATTCGCCACGAGCCTCGGCAAGACGTCCACCGCCGAAGGCGTCGAAACCGCCGAGCAACTGGACATCCTGCGTCAAGAGGGCTGCGTCGAGGCGCAGGGCTTTCACCTCAGCCCGCCGATGCGGGCCTCGACGATCGCACGGCTGGTGGACCGAAAGGCCGAGGCCGGCGAGTATGCCGCTTAGAGCATGATCCGGAAAAGTGCGTAGCGGTTTTCCGAAAGGATCATGCTCAAACAAAACCTAAAGCGCGATGAGGATTCATCCTAATCGCATCGCGCTTTAGCTCGCGCGCGACGATCACTGCAGCGGCGGATCGCCGCTGGTGCGCTTCTTGGCGAGGTCCATCTCGGTGACGGCGATCAGGATCTCGGCGCGGGTCTTCAGGTCGGGCGCCTCCAGCATCGCCTGTTTCTCCGCGGGGCCATAGGGCGACATCATCGCCAGCGCATTGACGAGCGCCTCATTGGGCGCGCTCTCGACGCCTTCCCAATCGACCTTGAGATTGTTGGCCTTCAGGAAGTCCGCCAGCACAGCCAGCAGCGCCTCGCGGTCGACCTCCTCCTCGCCCATGCGCGCCGTGAAGTCGTCGACGAAAGCGAAGAAGTCCACCTTGCACTGCCGATAGGGGGTGAGCACCTCGAGCTCCTCGACCACCTTGAAGCGCGAAACGCCGGTGAGCTCGAGGATGTAGCGGCCGTCGCCGGATTCGGCGAGCTGGGTGATGCGGCCGACGCAGCCGACGCGGAACAGCGCCGGCTTGTCGGAATCCTTCCGTGAATGGGCGACGTCGGGCTGGATCATGCCGATCAGGCGATGCCCGTCACGGAAGGAATCGTCGACCATCGCGAGGTAGCGCGGCTCGAAGATGTTGAGCGGCATCTGGCCGCGGGGCAGCAGCAGCGCGCCCGGCAGCGGAAACACCGGAATGATCTCCGGGAGGTCGGCGGGCCCGCGATATTCGATGTTGATCGGCATCTGCCCGGTCCCACTGGCGTTGCTAGCGCATGATCCGGAAAAGTGTGGAGCGGTTTTCCGAACAGATCATGCTCAAAAGAGGCCGTTACGAAAACAGGATCGTCGACAAACGTTTGCGGCCTTCGACGGTTGCATCATCCGTACCGCCCCAGGCCTCGAAGAACTGCACCAGCTGCTTGCGGGCGCCGTCGTCGTTCCATTTGCGGTCGCGCTTGACGATCTCGAGCAGCTGCTCGGTCGCCGCCGCGCGATTGCCTTGGGCGTTGAGCGCTGTGGCGAGGTCGAATCTAGCCTGATGATCGAGCGGGTTTGCGGCGACTTTCTGTTCCAGCTCGGCGACCGGTCCGAGCGATTTCGCCTGCTCGGCGAGATCGATCGCGGTCTGCACAGCCTTCACGGCCGGGTCGTTGCGCTTGGATTCCGGCACCATGGCCAGCGTCTGCTTGGCCTGCTCCATCGCGCCGGAGACGGCGTAGCACTTGGCGAGGCCCGCCAGCGCCGCGATGTTGGTCGAATCATGCTGCAGCGCCTCGGCATAGATCTGCGCGGCCGCCGCCGCGTCGCCCTCGGCGAGCACCGCGTCGGCCTCCTGCACGATCTCGGCGACGTTGACCTCGCCCGGTGCGGTGACGCCCTTGGTCAGCCGCTCGATGAAGGCGTTGACCTGGCTCTCCGGCACCGCGCCCATGAAGCCGTCGGCCGGCTGGCCGTTGACGAAGGCGATCACGGCCGGGATTGACTGGATGCCCATCTGGCCCGGAATTGCCGGGTGATGGTCGATGTTCATCTTGACCAGCTTGACCTTGCCCTTGGCCGCCTTCACCGCCTTCTCCAGGACCGGGGTGAGCTGCTTGCAGGGGCCGCACCATTCCGCCCAGAAATCGATCAGCACGGGCTGGCGCTTCGATTCCTCGATGACGTCCTTCACGAAGGTCTGGGTGGTGGTGTCCTTGATCAGGTCGGCCGCAGCCGGGCCCGCCGCTCCGTTACCCTGGTCGATGATCGTCACGGGATTCCCTCGTCATGTCTGGAATGGCGGCTCTTTAGCACGCCGCCGCGTCTTATGCTTGTGGTCGGCTCCTAAATTGGGCCGAATGGGCCGAATTTCAATCCAGGCCTCGCGATTAGCCGGTTCCGGGGCGTTTCCGGTCGATTTGGCCAGCTTCGGGCTCCATATGGGGCCTCAAATGCGAATTGATGCCGCCCGTAGCTGTTGCATTCCCCTCCCGCTTTTGGCATACGACAGCCGTTGCCGGCGCGTCACGCGACCGACACAGGATGCGGGTGTAGCTCAGTGGTAGAGCACGACCTTGCCAAGGTCGGGGTCGAGGGTTCGAGCCCCTTCGCCCGCTCCAATTTTCTTCCAGCATCCAGCCAAACCGGCTCGGGCCGCAGTTTTCTGCGCCGCTCGCGGCTGTATTCGGTCTCACATGACAATTCTGGTCACCGGCAGCGCAGGCCACCTCGGCGAGGCCCTTCTGCGGACGGTCCGTGGGCGCGGCTTGCCAGCGCGCGGGCTTGATCTCAAGCCCACCCCATTCACCGACGCTGTCGGCTCCATCGTCGATCCCGGCTTCGTGCGGCGCCAGATGGACGGCGTCACCGCCGTGATCCACACCGCGACGCTGCACAAGCCGCATGTTGCGACCCATCGCAAGCCGGATTTCGTCGACACCAACGTTACCGGCACGCTGAACCTGCTCGAGGCGGCCGCGGCGGCCGGCGTGAAGAGTTTTGTCTTCACCAGCACCACCAGCGCGTTCGGCTCGCAGCTCCGCCCCGAGGCGGGACAGGCGGCGGTGTGGGTCACCGAGGCGCTGCCGTCGGTGCCGAAGAACATCTACGGCACGACCAAGCTGATGGCCGAAAACCTCTGCGAGCTGTTCTTTCGCGAGCGCGCCCTGCCGGTCGTCATCCTGCGGACCTCGCGCTTCTTTCCGGAGGACGACGACGATCCGACGATGCGGTCGGCCTACACGCTCGAGAACGCGCAGGCCAACGAGCTGCTCTATCGCCGGCTGGATATCGCGGACGCGGTGAGCGCGCATCTGCTCGCCGTCGAGCGCGCGCCCGGCATCGCCTTCGCCCGTTACATCGTCTCGGCGACGAGCCCGTTCGAGCAACGCCATCTCGCCGCACTTGCGCGCGATGCCGCCGGCGTCGTGCGCGAGCTCTATCCGGAGTGCGCGCAGCTCTATGCGGCGCGCGGCTGGCGGCTCTTCCCCGCGATCGACCGGGTCTACGTCAACGAGCGCGCGCGGCGGGAGCTCGGCTGGCGACCCGAATTCGACTTCGCGCATGTGCTGCGCAGCCTGCGCGATGGCCGCGACTTCCGCAGCACGCTGGCGCGCGAGGTCGGATCGAAAGGCTATCACGACACGCCGTTCGACGACGGACCCTACCCCATCGCCCCGTAAGCGCCGCGATTGCTATTTTACTCGATACGTCAAATGTCTGCTCGGTGTCACCGGGAGCGGGCCAGCCTGAGCCGTTCTACTGTGCATGGGGTTGTTTTCGCGTTTTTGTATGACCCGCCCCTCGCGTCGGCGGCGGTGTCGCGGCGATGGCCGATGTCGCCTATCACATGAGCGACGAGGAAATCACCGCCGTCTCGCACTACTGGCGGATTTGCAGTAGCGGAAGGTGTAGCCACAAACTCCGCCGTCGTCCCGGACAAGCGCGCCCCAAGCGCGCGCCGATCCGGGACCCATGCCACAGGATCGAGTTTGGCGAAGACTCGGAATGCCGGCGCGCCTCATAACCACACCCCGTGGCTATGGATCCCGGATCGGCGCTTACGCTTGTCCGGGACGACGCCGAGTTTGTGGCCGGTCTACCCCGCCCGCTGTCTCTCATACGCCTTCAGATGCGTATAGGCGATGCGCAGCTTCGGCACCGGCACCTTGGCAGCGTCGGCGCGCGCGATGAGGTCGCCGATGACGTGATCGGCCTCGACAGGCAGGCCCGCCTTGATGTCGCGGAACATCGACGCCGTCAACGGCGAGCCCTCGGTGGTGAGATTGCCTTTGACGCGCTCGAAGAACGGTCCGCCCGGCGGGTAGCCCGCTGCAGCCGCGACCGAGCTGGTCTCATCCAGTATGCCGAGCAGGAAATCCCGGCCGCCGGGAGCCGCAAGGATGTTGCCGACCGAGGCGCGCATCAGGCTGGTGCTTGCCGCGAGCGAGGACAGGAACACCCACTTCTCCCACATGTCCTGCATGATGTTCTGGCTGGCGCTGGCGCCATTGATGCCGCTCTTGAAGGCCTCGTCGATCGCCTTCACCCGGTCCGACATCGTGCCGTCGCGCTCGCCGTAAGTGATCGACTGCATCGGCTGGAGCTGCACCACCTCGCGCTTCTCGTTCAAAGTCGCCGCGATGGCGCAGAGTCCGCCGAGCACGCGCTCCTTGCCGAACCTGGCATCCAGCGTGTCGAGATGCTTCATGCCGTTGAGCATCGGGATGATCGCGGTGTTGGGCCCGACCGCCGGGGCGAACGACTTGATGGCATCGTCGAGGTCGAACGCCTTGCAGCTGAGCAGCACGACGTCGAACTTGTCCTTGAGCGCGTCGGCCTGGACCGTCGGCGGGTTCTTCAAGGTCACATCGCCGTTCGGGCTCTTGATGACGAGGCCGGCGCTCGCGAGCTCGCCGGCGCGGCGCGGCCGGACCAGGAAGGTGACGTCGCGGCCGGCCTGCAACAGCCTGCCACCAAAATAGCCGCCGATGGCGCCGGCGCCGACCACGAGGATACGCATGAGACAAACTCCGTTATTGTTGTTCTTCAGAAAGAGGCGAATGGCGAATAGGGAGTAGCGAATAGAATAGCAAGTTATGAACGCGAGTAACGTTTCCACTACTCGCCATTCGCCATTCCCTACTCGCCCTTCACCATCTCCTCGACCTCGCGCAGCTGCTCCTTGCCGAAGAACATTTCGTTGCCGACGAAGAAGGTCGGCGAGCCGAACGCGCCGCGGGCGACCGCCTCCTCGGTGTTCTTGATCAATCTGCCCTTGACCTCGGGTTCCTGGCTGCGAGCAAACAACTTTTGCGCATCGAGGCCGGACGACGCCAGCGCCTTCGCCGCGATCTCGGGATCGTCCATCTTCTTCGGCTCGCGCCACATGTGGTGGAAGGCGGCCTCGACATATGTCTCGACCACGCCCTCGAGCTGCGCCGCGACCGCCGCGCGCATCAGGTCCAGCGTGTTGACGGGGAAGTGCGGATTCCAGACATAGGGCTGGACATGGAAGCGCTTGATGAAGCGCTCGGTCTCGACCTGCTGGAACTCCCGCTTGTTCTTGATGCCGGCGAGCGTCTCGGCCGGCGACTTGTTGTTGGTCGCCTTGAAGATGCCGCCGAGCAGGATCGGCACATATTCGAACTTGACGCCGATCCGCTGTTCGATGGCCGGAATCGCCAGATGGCTGAGATAGGCGTTGGGGCTACCGAAATCGAACAGGAATTGCGGGGCGGTGCGGGTCAAGATCATTCTCCCTGGCCAGGCTTTCTGAGTGGGCTTTTTCTCCATTGTGGCGCAGGGCGCGCCACAGGTCCATCGTTTAATGATGGTCATAATACTTTGACGGTCAGATCAGGCGCCGGATTGCCCGCTTGCGCCACACCAGGTGGTAATAGCCCATCTGCAGAATCAACATGGCGCAGAACACGATGGGATAGGCGGCCCACACGCCGGTCAGGCCGACGGTGTGGCTGAGGATGATTGCGGCCGGCAGCTCGATCGCGGCAATCGCGAAGATCGACAGCAGCATCGGCGTCAACGCGACGCCGGCGCCGCGCATCGCGCCCGAGAACACGGTGGCGAGCCCGAACGGCACCGAGCTCCACAAGGCGACGTTGAGCAATCCCTTCGCCAGATCCAGCACGGCGACGTCCCTGATGAAGATTCCGAGCACCGCGCGCGGCGCAAGATAGATCAGCGCCACCAGCCCGCCGGTCAGGACGATGTTGAACGCAAGGCCCATCCGCACGATGCCGTCGAGTCGGGCCCGGTCGCCGCCGCCGACGGCCTGGGCGCCGAGGATCGAGACTGCGATCGAGATCGACATCGCCGTGAACTGCGCGTAGCCCATCACCTGGTTGACGGCGCCATAGGCCGCGGTGGCATTCGAGCCGAAGCCGTTGACGAGGCCGAGCAGCACAAGCTCGGCGATCGCCATCACCACCATCCCGATCGCGCTCGGCAAGCCGATGCCGAGAATTGTGCCGAACACGGCGCCGTTGAGCCGCAGGTGACGCAGCAGCGTCGCGTCCGGCGCGAGCGCGTGCTTTCGCCGCAGCAGATAGACGGCCAGCACGATCAGCGTCAGCGCGTTGCCAGTCGCAGCCGCCCAGGCAGGACTGGTGATGCCGACCGCCGGCAATCCGAACGTGCCGTGGATCAGCATCGGCGTCAGGATGAGGCCGATCGCCGTCGACAAGGCCAGCGCCAGCAGCGGCGTCAGTCCGTCGCCGACGCCGCGGATCATCGCCGTCATCAGCAGGAAGACGAAGCCGAGCGGCATCGTCAACAGCATGATGCGCGCGTAGGCGCTGGCTTCATCGAGAATGTCCGCGGGCGTGGCGAGCATGACCATCAAGCGCCGGCTGAAGAGCCCGCCGACGAGTGCAATCGCGATCGAGAGCAGCAGGCCGACGGCGAGTGTGGTGCCGACGATGATCTTGATCCGGCCATGCTCGCCAGCGCCGAAGGCCTGGCCGATCAGCACGGTGGCGCCGGTGCTCAGGCCCATGACGAAGGCGAACAGGAAGAACATCACCGGGAAGAACGCCGAGACCGCGGCGAGCGCGTCGACGCCGATCATCTGGCCGAGATAGACGTTGCTGACAGTGCCGAACAGCGATTGCAGCGCGTTGCTCAACATCAGGGGTGCGAGGAAGCGAAGGAATGTGGTCCAGAGCGGCTTTGCGGCAGACATGGAATTGGCCTTTCATCGGGGCGTGCGAAGCCGTTGCCGCGCAATGCGCGGCTCGGCCGTCGATGGGGGTCGTGAAGAGCGTGCGCGGTTTAGGCGCGGTCGCTGTAGGCGAGCTTGACGATGTGGTCGCGGATGTCGGCCGGCCAGTCGGCGATCAGCGAGGTGAAGCGTCGCCGGTCATCTGCGAATAGTGCGCGCGAAGCTTCCTCGAACTGCGGCAGATCGCCGGCCATGGTCGACATGAAGTGGTAGGCCGCATCGCGCGCCTGCCGCTCGCGGTCCTTGTCGCCGCTGGCGCGCCTGGCTCCGTCGACGAGCTTGCGCAGCGCGACCGAAGCGCCGCCGGCCTGCGCGTTGAGCCACTCCCAGTGCCGCGGCAGCAAGGTGACTTCGCGCGCGACCACGCCGAGTTTCGGCCGGCCCCGTCCGCGCGGCTCTGCGGGCGCTTCGGTCGCCTCCGCCGACGGCGAGGCAAGCTTCGCAAGCCGTGCCAGCACCTCGCGGTCGTCACCGCGCAGGTCGAAATCGATCGACCGGCCCGTGCCGTCGTCGAAGATGATGATCGGCTGGTCCAGCGGTTGCGTCGCCCGCTTGACGGCAAGCGCAACATCGCCCGCCGTGCCGGAGGCCAGCCGGCGCTGGCCGGCGAAGGCTGTGTAGGTCCCTTGCATTGGAATCATTGCCATATTGATCGCGTTGCCGGCTTAATACCCGGGTAAATTCTCGGCGTCAATATACCCGGGTGAAAATAACCGCAGCGACGGCTCGACAATGTGTTCCCGGGCTGGCACCAACGGCGCGGCCAATCGACCACGCCCAAGTCCAAGTCTAAGCCTTGAGGACCCCGCGATGCTGACCGTTCACCACCTCAACAATTCCCGCTCGCAGCGCGTGCTGTGGCTGCTCGAGGAGCTGGGCGTGCCTTACGAGATCGTGCGCTATCAGCGCCAGCCGGACCTGCGTGCGCCGAAGGAGCTGCGCGCCATCCACCCGCTCGGCAAATCGCCCGTCATCACCGATAACGGCAACACCATCGCCGAGTCCGGCGCGATCATCGAATATCTCGTCGCCACCTATGGCAATGGGCGGCTGATCCCCCCGCCGAATACGCCGGAGCGGCTGCGCTACACTTATTGGCTGCACTATGCGGAAGGATCCGCGATGCAGCCGTTGCTGCTCAAGCTGCTGTTCACGCTGATGCCGAAGCGTGCACCGGCGCTGCTGCGCCCGCTGGTGCGCAAGGTCTCCAACCAGGCGCTGACCGCGCTGGTCAATCCACAGATCAAGCAGCACATGGATTAT from Bradyrhizobium sp. CB1015 harbors:
- a CDS encoding ubiquinone biosynthesis hydroxylase, producing MSVQGSIVIGGGAFAGLALALALRQGLGPEIPVVVADPALGTRPSRDPRATAIVAACRRLFETIGAWDDVRGEAQPILDMVVTDSRLEDATRPVFLNFAGDVAPGEPFAHMVENRRLIDTLVVRAEAEGIDLRATPVASYDARSDGIDVTLGDGSVIAASLLVAADGARSKLRERAGIVTHGWEYDQSGIVVTVGHERDHEGRAEEHFLPAGPFAILPLTGKRSSLVWTERRTEAARIIGLSEEEFHAELEQRFGLHLGEVKALDKPRAFPLSYFVARSFVAERLALVGDAAHVIHPIAGQGLNMGLKDVAALAEVVVDAARLGMDIGGADVLERYQRWRRFDTVAMGVATNSLNFLFSNQSTLLRTVRDIGLGLVDRAPPLKNLFIRQAAGLTGEVPRLLKGEAL
- a CDS encoding Trm112 family protein; its protein translation is MNAPTERPEASVDPKLLEILVCPLTKGPLEFDSERQELISRSAKLAYPIRDGIPIMLPEEARKID
- a CDS encoding TetR/AcrR family transcriptional regulator, with protein sequence MTEQLSADDWTSQGLKALAKSGFTALKADPLAKAMGVSRGSFYWHFADLAAFHAAVLKRWREIAAEQIIADVEAASDEPLRILLRRSFGARLDLERAVRNWAAFDASAQGAVRAIDRRRLDYIEELLQKRGQAPATAQARAQILYWTFLGFALSGPSITAARLQTMLDELLAMVSA
- a CDS encoding PepSY domain-containing protein codes for the protein MKVIRVVAIALTIGIGAGSTAMADGFKDCTKLDKASWKPASEAEAKAKALGYEVRRSKVEGSCYEVYGVKEGKLYELFYSPEDLSLKHTIAK
- a CDS encoding cytochrome b/b6 domain-containing protein: MIEEAMPEARGVSGRTPADRTAPRTIAVWDLPLRLWHWALAAGVLAAWFTPTVYDGLHRVVGYTVLGLLAFRLVWGFWGSRYSRFRMVGVRLRASPRYLWNLRRGITGRYIGLNPAGTLMLVALLVSLAVSTVTGAMSVTVTFFGVWWVEDVHHYSSDAVIVLVVLHVAGVVLMVFLQRENLIRAMITGRKRIRGHL
- a CDS encoding MHYT domain-containing protein — protein: MLAYEPGVTTGYGIVLTASSLAAAMLLTSVGFGVAVVTSGRWRAAAGGVIIGGGIASMHYLGMWALEVPGRVSWSVDLVLLSIVLGMCLGYAALAVALTRQGYPGTLAAAVLLTLAIVSHHFTAMGAVEITPDPALATDTLSLSPAFLALAIAGVALSVLGMSLIGVLADRRLATRTARFEEIISQLSVARQQLEGSQNELKEQKLRLDTAINHMVEGLCMFDAEKRLVICNERYARLYRLPPELLRAGTPHRDIIRHRVTSGILEGEASDFAAERQIAKLDALPIHAVSSRIDAFADGRRRLGGNAPGCHRATPVRSEDHLHGAT
- a CDS encoding EAL domain-containing protein: MATHLDVTEQRRSEAKITYMAQHDALTELPNRVLLKARLEPALADTRGGKLHLAVLLLDLDRFKEVNDTLGHPAGDQLLRSVAARLLDCVRETTFVARLGGDEFAIVDYVTDPAADAASLAEAIHGALSEPFDLGDHQVIVGTSIGIAIAPQDGADCDTILRSADLALYSAKSGGRGAFRFFEPELDQLLRARRNLERDLRKALARSEFELHYQPFVNLKSGETCGFEALLRWHHPERGLVSPGEFIPVAEETGLILPLGEWVLRTACAEAAKWRSDLKIAINLSPAQFRSKELVSTIAGALAASAIASDRLELEVTETVIMHDSGTVFAALSQLRELGVRIALDDFGTGYSSLSFLQKFPFDKIKIDRSFVSELSSPTEEPHRIARAVVQFATSLGKTSTAEGVETAEQLDILRQEGCVEAQGFHLSPPMRASTIARLVDRKAEAGEYAA